One Ranitomeya variabilis isolate aRanVar5 chromosome 4, aRanVar5.hap1, whole genome shotgun sequence genomic window, CCCGATATGCGGTTGCGAGCCGCTGCTCCCGAAACCCCAGAAGCCTGCAAACGCGCTAGAAAAGCCAATGTAACCTGAAGTCTCAAGCAATCGGAGCTACCTACCGGTTTttcggctgctaccatgcaccactCATCCCATGCCTTACCGTATGCTCTCCAGGTGGAAGGAGCGATGGAAGACCTTAACAGAGGAATCAGCTCTCCAGGACATCCCAGACCGAATGCGGGCATCCCAGGATTTGCTGCTGTACCCACGGCTGCCGACCATATCGCACCTGTGAATCAGAACGAAGTTTAACATCCGTAACGCAGCCATTTATAATGTTATGGGCGTTCGCCTTTAACCATGTGTTGTTCTCCAAGCATTTTAACACCGTGAACGCGATGACCTTTATGACTGGTAACGATGAAGATGAAAGGAAATTAAGGGCATGTATGGCCTTGTCCGATTTAAGCTGCAAGCGGACACGCTTGTTGCGCAAGAACTGGCCCCAAAGTTCCATGGCAGCCGCCAGGGGAAGTAGTTCCAGTAATACTGAGTTCTGGGTCCAGGCTCTGGCCACCCACGACTCGGGCCATGTGTCCGAGCACGTCTGATCCCTAAACCTGACGCTGAAACCCACCGTGTCCACTGGGCCAAACCTGAGCCCCAAGATGTCACTGTCACATTCGTCTTCCTGAAAACACGTTTTGCCGTTGTAGGAAAAAAGAAAACGCTGCCATATGATCAAATCGCTGCGCAACTGCGCCGTGATTCTGATCCTATGGTGCGGTTGCTTCACACCTTTCGTAGCCAAGATTAACCTGCGAGAGAAGATTCTGCCCATTGGCATAACCTTGCAGGCGAAATTCAGGGAACCAAGGAGGGATTGCATTTGGACCAGGGTCACCTTACCGACCGCTAAACACCCCGCAATTAGGTCTAGCAATTTTGAGATCTTGTCTTGGGGCAACCTGAATTCCATGGCAACCGAGTCAATTTCGATCCCCAGGAACGTGATAACAGAGACGGGACCAATAGTTTTTTCCGGAGACAAAGGAACTCCGAAACGGGACATGACATCCTTAAATTGAACCAGGGCATGATGACACGCTTCTGAATTAGCCGGACCTACCAGCAAAAAGTCATCGAGGTAGTGCGTAATCGACGGCAAACGCGTAACCTTGCGAGCTACCCATTCCAGAAATGTACTAAACATTTCGAAATAATGGCAAGAAATTGAGCATCCCATAGGCAGGCATGTATCGAAGTAGTATTTGTCCTCGAACATGGCTCCTAGCAGGTGGTAGCAATCCGGATGAACCGGAAGCAGACGGAATGCAGACTCAATATCTGATTTGGCCATGACGGCGCCTGGTCCTGCTTTTCTGACCATTTAGACGGCTCTGTCGAAAGGTATGTACGTAACCGCGGTGTCATCGTCGGGGATGCCGTCATTTACCGATCTGCCTTTTGGGTAGGACAGATGATGGATAAGCCGGTACTTACCCGGCTCCTTCTTAGGGACAATGCCCAAAGGGGAAACCCGTAAGTTAGAAAAGGGGGGGGCCTCAAAAGGGCCTTGGAAGCGGCCGGCTCGAATCTCCTTATCCAATTTTTCCTGTAAAATTGCTGGGAAATCCCTGGCCGATTTTAGATTGTTGGCCAACTGGGGTTTTCTTGAAAAAATAAAAGGAATGAAAAAACCGAAAGAAAAACCAAACATTAGCTGCGCTGCAGCCGGTTTATTGGGGTATCTGGACAACCATGGTTCCATGCTTTTTACGCTCACCGGTGTCAGGTGGCTCACTCCCCGCGGATAACTTATTGCTGTTGGTTTTTTGAGGGGGTCTGGAGCATTTTGATGCAGAGTGGGGTCCCCCGCAGGCGGAGCATTCGTGCTTGTACTTGCACAAGCCGTAGAATTTGCAGTGTCCCTCGTTGAAGAGCCAACAAGTGCCTGGTCTACGTGCGACTGCCGACCCTGCATTGTTGACCGGACCGGCGGGCGACCCGGGAAAGGGCTGCAGGGTCTTCTGAGCCATCATCAATCTCAACCATGAGTCGGTGGCTTTAACCCCCCACCCCAAATGTGGATTGACGGCGAGCCTGCGGCGGAAATCCTCGTCATATTTCCATCAAGCAGAACCGCCATGGGACTTATATGAACTGTAAATGCTGTCCATATAAATGAAAAGCTCGGAACATCGTTCCGGGTGCTTCTCCCCCATCACGCATCCTAGAACTGCGAAAGCCTGCAGCCAATTGTTGATAGTTTTGGCTACCTTGGGTTTTCTGTCGTAAACTCTCTCACCTACTCGTCTCTCCTTATCCACCGAGTGTTGCTCTGTGGATACGAGGGACCaaatgtctatgaactcgttaCCCCAAATTTGCTCCTTTACGCCAATATCTAGGTGTGACCCCAGTGGTGGGACACCGCAAAACAGACCATCCTTGTAAATATCAGGGCGGGTGGGAGGGATTGGCTTTGGCTGCGCGGCGGGTTGCAACAGCCTGGGATTTACAAAAATCCTGCCGCAGCTCGCGCTAAAAGGGGCCGCGCCTGCTACATTACCCATACTCCCCTTATCGCCGCCCCAAGCACCAGTAAAGGCGTACTCACCGGTTTGTGTACTGGGTTCCGAGCGACCCTGATCCTGAGGTACGCGGGAGGTAGCACCTCGCCGTTCGATCCGTGAAGTGGACCTGTGCTGCGATGCACCGTGATGACGGGACCGGCTGGATGAACTGTCCGAGGAGGATGGAGAGCGCCATCTAGACGCTCTGGACCGCCTGCTGTGATGGCTGGATCGGGACCTGTGGGAGTGTCCCCTGCTACCGTACCGTTCCCTACgccttttccggtggcggcggccgtgCCCGGACGATGAAGACGAGGAGATGCTGCGCGCGGAGCGGTTACTCGCGCTCTGACTAACCAGAGCCGAGGTGCCAGCACCCTGTACGGGGGGTCCAACATCGGTTGCCATCAGCGATAAGCCTGCCGAGGCGTTCTGATGTCAGATGCTAACTGCGGCTGGGCTATTTGACCCCCAGTGGCTGATTGATGGGGTGTTGAAAAAATTACAGGGAATGAAGGGAAAGGGGACTCAATTCTAACCCCTGCGTGCCCAACCCCCGGCTGCTGTCCCATTATGGGTGCAGAACTCACTTGCTGTAGGGCCGCTGACCCCGACTCCCGCCCCCTCCCAGTATAATTACCATCACCCCCCGAAGGTTGTGGGGTGGGGGAAAACAATTCCTGGGACTCCCCCCTTACTTCATTCTCCTGTGACGACGCTGAAGCCGCTGAACCCTGAACTCCCCCCATGCTAGCGACCGCCAGTGATTCCTGTGCAGCTGGGGTGATTAAAGGCTGCAGCTGAGTGCTTCCTCCCCAAGGGATTAGTATGGCCATAGGAGCGGAGCAGGTACTTTTCTGAATTCCCCCTTCCTGTGCCTGCCTGACCGTCCCCGCCGCGCTATGCCCCTCATGTGAGGATGCGCGCGCGCTTGAGCTGCGCGCGCTCCTTTTTGAAACTAATGACGGGCTCAGACGTGTCGGCGGCCGGGAGGTTCTGCCAGAACGCCGCCCGCCCGACCGCAACGCCTGGCTCGCTGCAGGGAGGGAGCCGCTCGCGGCCAATAGCGCCGCTAGCCAATCGCTACCCTCCCTGCTGATCTTCTCCCTCACCGCTTCCTGGAGCGGGTCCATATTACCGGCAGCCCCAAGACAGGTCCGGGTCCAAGTGAGGGGATCTGGAAACAGCCTGTAAAACCCGCCCACCTCTTTTGAATCGGGCCCCGCCCCACTAGAAAGCCCGGCCCCCACCAGGAGCGCAGCGACGTCACCCCGTGGGAGACCGGGTGAGAGCCATGTTAAGgctcagcagtcaggggacagcggggaTACCGCGGTGTCCCACACACTGCTCATCTCTGGGGTCCCCCATCCCCGACCACCATCTCTTGGGTAAATGTAGATCCCCTATGACTGTTCATCCATTCTATCCAGCCGAGAAGGGGTGCACATACTTTACATTCCATGTTCCTGAGGCCATGACGCTTTGTTGCAGTGTGAACAGTGCCAGGTATGATGGGTCTTGGTTGGCAGAGATCACAGCAGAGGGTATCAGCAGGACTTGTTCACATACAGCTTTTTTATCTACTGGAAAAAAGGAGCCAATTATCATAAAACCACATAGGGCAGTTATGCTATAAATTCTGGGCTTTTGTTGCATGGTTTTTTCGTTGCTCAGCCTCTTTGATCTCAGTAAAGGAAAAATCAATTgacagcagtttttaaaaacacATCTCAGGTCAAAAAATGCAGGGGAAAAACCCCTCAATATTTTGCTACTGTAAAaagctgttttttgtttttaccaaactaaaaaaatggatggaaaaaatgcaggaaaaatcctaatgcaaaataataataacaaatatataaatgataagaataataatttaaaaaatgattaaaaaatccTAATACAAAAATCCCCTCGTTCTTTTATGGAGGGTCCAACTGGGCGCAATGTATTACAGTAACAGCAAAATAAATCAGAtttataaatgcattttttttcttaGTGTTTATTGATAGGAGAAATGAACTTTGAACCCCGGAATAAGGGCATGTTCATACGTTGCATTTTTCATGCAGAACATGCATCAATGACACTTATCTGTAGAAGGAAAACCTCAACAAAAATTCTGTGGATTTTTTATGCATATTTTTTTCTTTGTAAGTTTTATATTCCTAGGATATACCATCCGTATACATGGCGTCCACGACACGATCAGACCCAGGGGGTCCTGTATATCTTTGTAGAGACTGCAGGCTGTTATAGGAGGATTGATGGCCAAGTAATGCATCCTGGGAAAATGGTATGCAAAATAGCTCACTATCGGTAATGCAAGTCAGTGGCTCCATGAacatatcggactgcactcggatgacatctgattgTCACCGACTGTCAGAAAGGAGATGGTGGAGACTTTTTTTATTTCTCTATTTCTTCACGTACGAGAAAAACGGATGACGCTTGTATCACATTCCGATCAAACTCTCATCAGAATAATCGGTCCGTTTTTCTCATATGTGGAAAAatcagacgtgtgaatgaggcctaagggttTGTGTACATGATGAAATCCAACTGGTACCTGCCTAAAAATGcacataaaaaatgtgaaaaaaaacgtgCGTCATGCACAACAATGTAAACACTACTTGCTGTACACAGGTCCCGTCTTTTGTTTCTTCATTTAACCGCTTCTAGCTTCAAAAGCAGTCGTGCATCTAAAAGAAGTGACCGGTCCATTATTCTGGTACCCTGGAATGTCGCTGCTATAATATACATAGAAGGTAAAAAACAACAACACCGGCAGCAATGTTAAATAcacttattttgtatatttatttattcaggacttcTTACAAGATGCGATACTCCAAAGAAAACGTCATGATATTTCTGATAAAAAAATTATAGTGGTTGAGTGGATTGTCCTCCAAAAAGAATCAAATAATATTTAACAAGCAAAAGACGTCCAAAAATATGTCAAGGTGTTTTCTCCGGCGTGTTTTCAGCTTCAAAATCAGTGTGGATAAGTGTATAAATAAGCTTTGTGGAGTCTTTGTAAAAGTTTTTCTTTTCCCGAGGAGTTTCCTCCAGCCTCTTCATTTGACAGGCCTACTTAGGAGAGGTTTCCTTCAACATCCTCATCAAAGATGTGACAAGTACTTTTCATCCATCCAAGAGTGAGTGGAGAATGCGATGTATCTGCTGCCAAGGGTTCCACCCTTCCCTACCTTATAGAGGGCACTCCGGATCATCGTCTGTCGCTGACCATAGCGGTCACGCACGCGGTAGATGTGACATCACCCCTCTAGTCCCAACCGCAGGACCACAACAGTGGCGGATATAGGGATTGTATTTATACAGTGCAGTATCGGTCTGAGGGTAGCGTTTCTCCACATCCAAGAATAACGATCCGATTATTCATCACAGCAGCATCAGTttgatgtggaaagaaaaaaagaaagtttcTCCACTTTttccgagtgctgtccaattttttttttgtttactgacacatagacttgcattgtcaatTTGTATCCAACACTTAAATTAAAATCAGACACGTCTGAGGAACAAAAATCAGACGGCACTGCTCCACAGAATATCACAACTATCACTCGAACAAGAGAATCGGTCGTGTGCACGAAGCCTGAGGCAGAATTCAGACGTCTGTGTCACTGTCCGAGCACAAACCGCAAAGGAAAGATTGGCCGCCATTCTGGATCCAACAGGACTGACCTGAATTTGGGGAGCTGTCTCACGAGAGGTCAAGGATATGTCCCAACTTCAGGTGCAGCAGGGAGCCATCACATCCTTCTCCACCATTCAGTCTATACAGAGACTGGAAATCCTGGCAGGACCCTTTGGTGTTTGGACCCCCAGTGTCAACATCCataaattccaggacagtctgtaaaaatagggAGTGGCCTTGTGCCATACATTTATATTGAGCGAGGCTGTGCCCACTGGCCGGGCGTGTCACTAGAAGgggcgcagcctcgctccatacaagtataCAGAGTGAGTCCATGCCCACTGGCCAGCCATGTCACTAGACCCGGTGCCACCTCGCTCCATATAAGTGTACAGAGT contains:
- the LOC143768361 gene encoding uncharacterized protein LOC143768361, with amino-acid sequence MFSTFLEWVARKVTRLPSITHYLDDFLLVGPANSEACHHALVQFKDVMSRFGVPLSPEKTIGPVSVITFLGIEIDSVAMEFRLPQDKISKLLDLIAGCLAVGKVTLVQMQSLLGSLNFACKVMPMGRIFSRRLILATKGVKQPHHRIRITAQLRSDLIIWQRFLFSYNGKTCFQEDECDSDILGLRFGPVDTVGFSVRFRDQTCSDTWPESWVARAWTQNSVLLELLPLAAAMELWGQFLRNKRVRLQLKSDKAIHALNFLSSSSLPVIKVIAFTVLKCLENNTWLKANAHNIINGCVTDVKLRSDSQVRYGRQPWVQQQILGCPHSVWDVLES